Proteins found in one Solitalea lacus genomic segment:
- a CDS encoding BlaI/MecI/CopY family transcriptional regulator: MKISKPTDAELEILQVLWQHGSNTVRFVNEQLNEKKETGYTTTLKLMQIMHGKEMLTRNDSNRTHIYDAAVSEHDIQKELVDKFLDTAFRGSASKLVMHALGSSQTSKEELDQIRQLLDQLEGGK, translated from the coding sequence ATGAAGATTTCGAAACCTACCGACGCAGAATTAGAAATATTGCAAGTGCTGTGGCAACATGGTTCTAATACGGTTCGCTTTGTCAATGAACAGCTGAACGAAAAAAAAGAAACTGGTTATACCACCACTCTTAAACTTATGCAAATAATGCATGGTAAAGAGATGCTTACCAGGAATGATAGCAACCGGACCCATATTTACGATGCGGCAGTTAGCGAACATGACATTCAGAAAGAGTTAGTTGATAAGTTTTTAGATACTGCATTTAGAGGTTCAGCATCAAAACTGGTAATGCATGCATTAGGAAGTTCACAAACCTCAAAGGAAGAGCTCGACCAAATTCGTCAACTTTTAGACCAATTAGAAGGAGGTAAATAA